CGCTGGAGGTGAAGCCAGGAGAGTGGCTTACGCTGCAATTGCAGCAAGTAACCTGGATGCAGCCCATCACAGTCGAAGAGCAGCCGGTGGAGGTAAGGCTCCGACTGATGGCGGGCGAGGAAGGTGACATCGGTTATGAAATCTACAAGGGATCAACGGAAGATGTGGTGTACAGCCAAGGAACCGCTCGTGTGGTGACCAACGTGAAAAGCGTGCGGGAGGATATAGCGAAGCGGATTGCGGAGCACCGGGCTGCGGGTGCACAAGAGGTGCCGATTACCGCCTGTTACGAAGCGTTTGGGGCGATGGGGATTGAATATGGAGCAGGCCAGCGCTCGCTGGAAAGCGTACAGGCTGGAGCGGGTCAGGTATGGGCGAGAGTGTCGTTGCCTCCTAGTGTGTCGGCAACAGCCCACGATTACGTGCTTCATCCCAGCTTGATGGATGGGGCGTTGCAGGCGGTCATTGGGCTGACCCTACTGGCGCCGCAAGAAAACACAGCGGGCGCTCCAGCCCTGCCATTTAGCCTGCGGGAGCTGACCGTGTACGGTCCGTGTACGAGCCAGATGTGGGTACACATAAGCGAAGAAGGGGAACGAGTACAGGAAGAGCGAGTGCAAAAACGGAGTGTCGATGTCTACGATGACACTGGCAGGCTATGCGTAAGTCTACGCGGATTTACCTCACGGCTGCAGGGAGGGGGCTCGCGTTCTTTAACGCAGTCTTTGATGTATCCTTTGGCGCAGTCTGAAGTAGAAGTAGAAGCAGCAGAGACCGTGATTGTAGCGCCCGTATGGGAGCCGTGCAGGATCACGGAAGGAGCGGACCTTTCCGGGTCTGCTGGAAGCGGCATAGTTCTGATTGGCGGGAGCCGGGAGCGCCGGGAAGCCGTGATGGCATACTACCCGCAGGCGCAGGTCGTGCCTATCCAGACAGGAGAGCCGGTGGAGGACATTCAGGGGAAACTGGAGGCTTGCGGAAGCATCGGCCATGTAATCTGGATCGGCCCGGAAGCGGAAATCCCAGCCATGGGAGAGAAGCGGATAATTGAGGGTCAAGAAGACGGGGTAATCCAGTTATTCCGACTCGTCAAAAGTATGCTGCAGCTGGGGTATGGACAGCGGACGCTAGAATGGACGGTCATTACGGTTCAAGCCCAACCGGTAAATAAGTACGACGAGGTCGATCCGACCCACGCGAGTGTACACGGTTTTATCGGTTCGATGGCAAAGGAATATAGCCACTGGGAGGTACGGTTAGCGGATATGGAAGCGGGAGTGGAGTGGCCATGGTCTGAGCTGCTGTCCCTGCCGCCCAATGCAGAAGGAGACGGGCTTGTGTACCGGGAAGGAGAATGGTACCGCCAGGAACTTGTCCCTGTGACGATGGAAATGGGTTATCCGACGCGCTACCGCCATGGGGGCGTGTATGTAGTCATAGGGGGAGCGGGCGGATTGGGAACCGTCTGGAGTGAATATATGATCCGTACGTATCAGGCGCAGATCGTTTTGATCGGGCGGCGAGCAGAGGATGAAGCCATACGAGGCAAGCGGGAACGGTTAGCGGAGATAGGACCCGAGCCGATGTATATCGCAGCGGATGCGATGGACGAGACCGCCTTGGGAGAAGCGTGCCGAGCAGTGCGTCAGGCGTATGGAGATATCCATGGTGTGGTACACTCGGCGATCGTGCTGTCAGACCGGAGTTTGGGACAGATGGAGGAGGAAGAATTCTGTAAATCGCTGCAGGCCAAGGTAGATGTGAGTGTACATCTGGCGAGAGCATTTCAAGGAGAAGCATTGGATTTTGTATTGTTCTTCTCTTCCTTTAACGCATTCACCAAGGCAGCGGGGCAAAGCAACTATGTGTCAGGCTGTACCTTTAAGGATGCATTCGCGCACCAGCTATCTGTAGAGTGGTCGTGTGAGGTGAAGGTGGTGAACTGGGGGTATTGGGGCCAGGTCGGGGTGGTATCAGGGGAACGATACCGCAAGCAGATGGAGCGGCTAGGGATCCAATCCATACGGACGGAAGAGGGGATGCGAATATTGGAGCAACTGGTAGCGGGACAACTGCACCAGTTGGGGGTCATGCGAACGACAGATCCGTTGGGAATCAAGAAAGTGAGCTGGGAGAAGCAAATTGTATACACTCATTAACAAGGAGGACAACCATGAAGAATGGTGAGCAATTTGACATTTACCGAGAACAAATAAAAGCCGTAGATAGACTTTTAATTCAGATATTACAGGCTCAGCTGCAAGCTGTGGGGCTGCTGAACGCAAATCCAGAAGATGATCGTTTGTGGGTAAGATACGGATTAAAGGAGTTATATAGGTTATGGATGAAAGAAAGTTTGGATATCTTTACTCGTAATCCAGCCGTTGTCTCTACCGTATCCGATATTCAAGAAGTTTGGGAGAAATGGGAACAAAGCAAACAGCATTGGACTAAAGATGCTAATTTGAGAGCCCAGGTTCTACTGGTTGAAGCTACGTTAAAAGCACTGCCAGAGATCTTAACCGGAAAAGTTCCAGCAACTGACATTATGTTTCCCAAAGGTTCCATGCACCTTGTCGAAGGTATTTACAAGCATAACAAGGTTGCTGACTATTTTAATGAAGTGCTCTCGGATCAGGTAACTGCTTTCTTGCAACACAGACTAAAGCAACATAGAGGAACAAAAATACGTATTCTGGAAATTGGTGCAGGAACAGGAGGAACAACATCAATAGTTCTCGATAAACTAAAGCCATTCCAACAATATATTGAGGAATATTGTTATACAGACATTTCTAAAGCTTTTCTAAAGCATGGGGAACGAGTTTATGGAGAACAGAATCCTTTTCTGAAATTCGAGGTTTTAAATATTGAAGAAGCCGTAACCGAGCAAGGGATTGAGGTGGGGAAATATGACATTGTCATTGCGGCTAACGTATTGCATGCTACCCGGAATATCCGAAGAACCCTGCGCAATGCTAAGAGCTTGATCTCTAATAACGGTCTGATTCTCTTAAATGAAATTTCAGATAAATCCATCTTTACTCATCTGACCTTCGGTTTGTTGGAGGGATGGTGGATGTATGAAGATCCTGCCGTACGTATTCAGGGATGTCCAGGCTTATATCCAACTCAGTGGAAAAAACTATTGGAAATCGAAGGGTATCACCATGTTGGCTTTTTGGCAGCGGAAGAAACCCAGCTTGGGCAGCAGATTATTAGTGCGCAAAGTGATGGTATAGTTCAAGTCACTCGAGGTACGAAGCGGGACAGGGGAAGAACGTCGGTTTCAAGTCAGCCATCATCTGGTGCCTCAATACAGACCAATCTTAAATCGAATGGAATGGATATCGAAGTATATGTGAAAGAATGCATTGTCCATACATTATCAGAATCTTTAAAGGTAATGGCTCACCTGATTGACCATGATGATTCGTTCTCCGATTTCGGTGTCGATTCTATCACGGGAACACAATTGGTGCAGAGCATTAATCGCATATTGCACATCGAACTTGAAAACACTGATCTATTTGATTACAACTCGGTTAATTTGCTTGCAGCATACATCTTGTCACAGTATAAGGATGTTTTGTCACCGGTACTCCCTTCTCGGCTGCTGTCTCCTTCAGAACAGAATGTGCAGTATTTTGTAAAACAAACTCTGCTTCAACATTTGTCCATTACTCTTAAAGTTGAAGTTAATATGATAGATTCTGAGGAGTCTTTTTCTGATTATGGTATTGACTCTATTACGGGAGTCCAATTTATTCAAGCGATTAACCATACGCTTGGCATTGAATTGGAAACTACTGATTTATTTGATTATAGCTCGATTCGCCAATTGTCCTCCTATATTTTGTCACAGCATCAGGGCGTAGTTGCACGGACATGGACCACCCGGTTTCAATCTGACGGCTTGTCTCCAAAAGAGATATCTGCCAACGAAAAAACAACAAAAGCAAGCGACAATGCCGGTCTACCTGCTAGAAATGACTCTATTTTAAATAAAAAGATTTCTGAAGGAATTCCAATACAAGATAAAAAAGATGATATCGCCATAATCGGTATGAGCGGGCGCTTTGCCCAGTCGGCATCGGTTGAGGAATTGTGGGATCACTTAGTTCATGGAAACGACTTGATTCAGGAGGTATCCCGGTGGAATTTATCCGATTATTACGATCAAGGTAAAGGGTATTGTAACTATGGCAGTTTTATAGAAGATATTGACCGATTTGATCCCAGATTTTTTAACATTACAGGACTGGAAGCTGCATACATGGACCCGCAGCAACGTATTTTTCTCGAAGAATCTTGGAAAGCCTTGGAGGATGCCGGATATGCGGGTTCAGGGGTACAGGGTAAAGACTGTGGCGTTTATGTAGGTTGTGGTCCTTCCGATTATACAGAATGGATCGATGATAACCCTCCAGCCCAAGCCTTTTGGGGAAACGCCAGCTCTATTCTCCCTGCCAGAATCTCTTACTACCTAGATTTGCATGGACCAGCGATTGCAGTAGATACGGCTTGTTCCAGTTCACTGGTAGCGATTCATATGGCCTGTCAGGGGCTCTGGACGAGAGAAATAGACATGGCCTTGGCGGGCGGCATATTTGTTCAGACAACTCCCAATTTTTATGTGCATTCCAATCGTGCCAATATGTTGTCCCCAACTGGACGGTGCCATGCTTTTGATGATAAAGCAGATGGATTTGTGCCAGGAGAAGGAGCGGGTGTAGTTGTTCTGAAGCGTTTAGAGGAGGCTATTGCCGATGGTGACCACATATACGGTGTCATTAAAGGTACTGCGGTCAATCAGGATGGTTTTACTAATGGGATTACAGCACCAAGCGCGAAATCTCAGGAACGTTTGGAACAGACTGTATTCGACCGTTTTGGGATCCATCCAGAAAATATACAAATGGTTGAAGCGCATGGGACAGGCACACAGCTAGGTGATCCTATAGAGTATAAGGCCTTGAACCGGGCATTTTCCAAATACACTAATAAGAAGAGCTATTGTGCATTAGGTACCATTAAATCGAATCTTGGTCATACCCAATATGCTTCTGGTATAGCTGGAGTGCTGAAAATATTACTTTCTTTGCAGCATCGTCAAATGGTTCCTTCCCTCCATTATCAACATGGAAACATGAATATTAAAATGGACAATAGTCCCTTCTATGTGAATACAAGTTTCAAGGAGTGGTCTGTTCCTTGGAATACAAAACGTTGCGCGGCTATAAGCTCTTTTGGATTCAGCGGTACCAATGCTCATATGGTGATTGAAGAAGCTCCTGAAATGAATCGGTATTATGCACCTGTCTCCAGTTATTTAATCGTTCTGTCTGCACGGACAGAAGAACAGTTGCAGCAGCAAGCCCAGCAATTGAGCACTTATTGTAAGAAGGAGGAAGAGCTGGATTTAGGTAATATGAGCTACACCTTGTTGCTGGGCCGTAAGCACCTTGATCATCGGCTGGCATGCATTGTAAGTCATACGAATGAGCTTGCTAATATACTGGATAACTGGCTGGAAACGGGAAGAACTGCGAATATGTATGTTTCTACCCTGAATGGATCTGAGATTAGGGATGATCCGGAATTAAAACAGCATGGAAACGAATGCATTATGAAATGTATAAAAGAAAATGATAAAACTCTTTTTGCTAGAAATTTGTCTGCTGTAGCTGAATTGTATATGCAGGGATACGGGCTGAATTACCATCAATTATTTGTAAATGGGGGATATTCCAGAGTTTCATTGCCCACTTATCCTTTTGGCAAGGAAAAGTTTTGGGTGCCCCAAAAACAAACTATCTCAGATACAGCTACCATTGCTCCAGATTCGCGGAAAGCTAATATGGACGATCATCACAGATCAGAAACTCGAAAATTGTCATATACAACGAAGCAATGGGCAGCAAGTCCGCTTGTCGGAAAAAATGATGCTGTTGGTACAGTTGCAATCTTGTCCACTCATGATACAGGAGAGCTTGCAGCCTGTCTGGCTTCTTATTTTTCAGATGTGCGAATATTAGGTAGAGATGAAATTAAAGATGATCTGTTGATGCAGGATCACATGTGGAATAAGTATACGGGCTGTATTGACCTGATTGGCTGCGGTTATGCTCAGGAGCCGGAAGTTGAATACATTTCCTGGCTGCAAAAGCTTATTGAGTATGGGAATAGAAACAATTTGATGTTGCTTTGTGTTACAAAAGACTTGGAATCTTATCGGAATGAAAAAATCAATTTATCAGGAGCTTTGAACGTTGGTTTGTATCGCATGCTGCAAAGTGAGTACAGCTATATCCGCTCACGTCATATGGATGGACAATCTGGAATGGCTGATAGATTGTTTGCAGAGCAAATTGCCTGCGAATACATGGACAACAATGAGGATACTGAAGTGTCTTACCGCGATGGACAGAGATATTGCGCGTTTTTGAATGAAGTCAACGTACAGCATAATCCAGTTCATGAACGGAAATTCCCCGAAAATCATGTTTTATGGGTGACAGGGGGAACGAAAGGACTGGGCCTACTCTGTGCACGTCACTTTGTACAGCATTATGGCGTGAAGAAGCTGATGCTATCGGGTAGGGAACAACTGCCACCGAAAGAGCAATGGAATTCGCTTGAGGCAGTTGATAGCGCAACTGCTGCAAAGATACGGGCAATCCAAAGTATCGAACGCCTTGGAGTAGAAGTATTTGTCCTGTCGGTTGAGTTATCAGACGCGGAGGCCATGCGAATTACTGTGGAAACCGTCAAGCGTTTTATGGGCCCTATTGGTGGCGTCATTCATTGTGCGGGTTTGGCCGATTTGGAAAATCTGGCTTTTATAAGAAAATCTCCACAGGTGATAGGACAGGTATTGAATCCCAAAGTGTTGGGTCTAAATGTCATGTATCAAAGTTTCATGAACGAGCCTCTGCGCTTCTTTGTGCTATTTTCTTCAGTGTCTGCCATTATTCCAGCACTTGGTGCAGGGATCAGCGACTACGCAATGGCCAATGCATATATGGATTATTTTGCCGAGTCGGTAGCAGGAACTTGTCCGATAATGAGTATCCAGTGGCCTAGCTGGAGGGAAGTGGGTATGGGAGAGGTCACCAGTAAACCATACAAACAAGCAGGTTTGCTCAGTATGTCCAACGAAGAAGGATTGAATATGTTGGACAGTCTTTTGGCAGATTCCCGCTATCGAGTCATTCTTCCTGCATGGGTAAATCCGGTTATATGGGACCCTACTCAGTTAATGAACCGCAGGCTCTCGGCAACAGAGTTCGTAAAAGAGGAAAGAGGACCAGTACAGGCTCCCATGCAAATGCTAGGAAGTGGGTATCTGGATAAAATTGATCTTACGGAAAAAACACAATCATGGTTGGTTTCACTTTTTGCCAAAGAATTGAGAATTGACAAAGCCGAATTCAAACCGGATACTCCATTTCAGGAATATGGAATGGATTCGATTTTGCTGGCTCAGGTCATCACTAGAATGGACTATGAATTAAAGGAAGTCTCGCTTGATCCGTCCATAATTTTGGAGTATCCAACCATGAAAAGCTTGACAGCCTATCTAACTGAGAATCACCCGGATATACTTGAGTCTTTTTTTAACATAGAAAAAAGCCAAGCACAGGAAGCAACAAATACGGAATGTGAGCAGAATCCCGTTTTTTCCTTATTAAAAGAAAATACAGCATTAAAAGAAAATAAATCGTTCTTAGACAGGAAAGAAAATGATTTAGATAAAAACGATAAAATAGCTATAATAGGAATTGATTGTCAATTCCCGGATGCTCATAATAAATATGAATTTTGGCTTAATCTGAAGAATGGTATGGATAGTATACGTGAAGCCCCCATCTCAAGGGTGGGACATATTAGGCAAACGGTCGCCGGAAAAGCAATTGAGGGTGTGGGCGGATTTATGGATCACATTGAGGATTTTGATCCGGATTATTTTAACATCCCTCCATCCCTTGCCATACAAATTGATCCGTTACAGCGTAAAATTCTGGAATGTGGCGCGGGTGCGATTGCAGATGCCGGATATACAAAAGAAGCTTTATGGAATAAGCAAGTGGGTGTATTTGTGGGCGCGAGAACCAATAAATATTATCAAAAGCTAAGAGGAAACGATAAAGATACCATTATCGGTGTCGGTCAAAATTTTATTGCTGCCCATTTGGCTCATGTCTATAATCTGAAAGGTCCTAATATGATAGTAGATACAGCTTGTTCCAGTTCATTAACTGCAATACATGTAGCGGCCAAAAGCGTATTGAACGGTGAGAGTGAGATTGCGCTGGCTGGAGGGGTGGACATTATTTTGGATGGGACCATATACCAACTTCTAGGAGCCGCTAATATTATATCCCCTGAAGGGCGCTCTAAGGCATTCAGTGCCGATGCTAATGGTATTGGTGTGGGCGAAGGATGTGGCGTAGTCGTTCTAAAGCGTCTGCAACAAGCCATCAAGGATAACAATAAAATCTATGGGGTCATTGACGGATCAGCGCTCAATAACGATGGAAATACCATGGGTATTACTACTCCAAACCCGGAGGCCCAGAAGGAACTTATTGAAAAAGCGATTGCAGATGCCCATATTCATCCTGAGACTATCAGCTATGTGGAAGCCCATGGAACGGGTACCCTTATCGGTGATCCTATTGAACTAAAAGCATTGACAACTGTGTTCTCAAAGTTTACAGGGAACAAACAGTTTTGCGGAATTGGTAGTGTTAAAAGTAATATTGGACACCTGATTAGCGCAGCAGGGATAGCAAGTTTCATCAAGGTTTTACTGTCCATGAGTAGTGGAGAGCTGCCAGCAACACTGCATTGCAGCAATCCCAACCCCCGGTTTAATTTCGATGACTCTCCGTTTTATATTGTAAAGCGCCATTCGAAGTGGACAGGTATAGCGGGAATTTTACGTGCAGGTATCAGTTCGTTTGGGCTTGGAGGGAATAATGCTCATATCATCGTAAGTAATGAGGGAGTTCCACATGCACTTCAGGCTGTATTGAGTTCAGATGATGAAGGGATTCGCTTTAACCGCCGGCGTTATTGGCCAGAGCCAATGGATATTCTGGAATCGATAAAACCGGTCACGCGGAAAGCGGAAGAATGGAAGCAGGAATTTTTTGAACCCATTGAGATTTATAGGGAGGGGAAACTGTAATGAGTAAAGGAACAACTCCCAAAACCTATGCACAGCGGCTAACTCATAACAATTTAATTGTACGGGATCATCAAGTGCACGAAATACGCACGTTGCCCGGGGTGGCTTTACTGGATATGATCTATAGACTGGCAGATTGCTATTTAGGAACCCAGGCCATCGAATTACGTCATGTCCTGTTCATGCAGCCTATCATCACATCCGAGTATTTTGACCAGCAGATTCTAGTTACTTTCATTCCAAAGGAACGGTATTGGGAGGTGAAAGTGACCAGTATAAAAGTAAAGAATGAGGAAGCTGTGGATACATCTGAGGTTATCAATATGAATTGTTTGTTGTATACAACAGAGCATATTTCCATAAACCCATGGCCCGATATTGCCGCCTTCGCGGATGATGCCACAGAGCAGTGGGATATGGAGGAGATGTATGAACTGGCCCGCCGATGTAAAATTCGGCATTTCACCTTTATGAAAACACTGGGGAACGTCTACCAACGGGGCAATCAGGAAGTAATGAAGCTCCAGCTAAGTGAGCTAGCGAAAAATGATGCCGATTATTTTTATGCGCATGCTGCATTGTTGGATGGGGCATCGATGGCAGGAATGTCTTTTTCCAAAAATGGAACGCAACATTGGGTGAACCAGGATGGTTCGCCCTATATGCCTATTTCAATTGAACGATTTTGTATTTATCAAAGGCTTCCGAGCACCATCTATACGTATACAGAGGAACGAGAAGTTGTAGACGATCTACTGATCAATCCAGATCTCATATCCCGAGATATCACTGTATATAGTGAGGCAGGAGAGGTGGCTGTTGAATTCCACAATTTTTCAGTTAAACGTATCCGAGACGCCCAACTGATTCAAAAACTGATGGAACCTGTGGTTTCTCCGCCTGAGGAGAAGGATAAAGCGCAATCTGTTCAACAAAAAAAACTTGTTTCGAAAGATAGATATGTGGGAATAGAAGAAAGCGAATTCTCTTTTTTAACTACTAAAATCGCTATTGAGAATTTCCTGCGGCAAGAGATTGCCAAGGTACTCAAGGTAGATGCAGATACGATAGAAGTGTGTGCAGGATTTTACGAATTAGGATTGGATTCTATCGAACTGCTCCGATTGGTTAAAGTACTGGAGGAAAGAGTAGACACGATCATGTATCCCACTTTGCTATTTGAGTTTTCCACAATCGACAGCCTGACCGGATATTTACTTGAAAATCATGCTCAAGCGTTCAATGAAAATGTGGGGAGCGAGGACAATTCTGATACGCCCACTGTACAGAACGAACGTACTCTTAAAACCGCTATTGAACGTTATTTGCAAGAGGAGATTTCAAGGGTTCTTCAGGTACCTGCCAGTGAGATTGGAACACAACAAGGGTTTTATGAGCTTGGATTGGATTCCATTGAATTGTTGAAGCTGGTAAAGGTTTTAGAGGAGAAAGTGAGCGGAGCATTATACCCTACACTTTTGTTTGAGTATCCTAACATTGCAGCATTAGCTGAATTTTTATTTGAACATAGCGGGACTGCGTTCATAGAGGAAAAGGAGGAGCATACAGACCAGGGACAGCAAGTTGCTGTCGATCCACAGTCTAGTTTGCCTCAAGCATTACTTTTTGAACATTTCTGGAGCCGTGAATCGATACCGGCAACCCAAGTGCAGTATCCTGAATATCTCCATATCACGCTAATGTATAACGGAAGCAAAAAGCTGTTATCTTGGTTCGAACGGCAAAGTAACGATGCATGGAAAATATTGGACTTTAATTCTGTTAGTACACAGTCCATCCATCAATTTGAGGATTGTTTTGAACAAGTTTTTTATCTTATTCAGACGCACATTAAGAAATCAGGAAGTTCAGAAATCCTGATTCAGCTTGTTGCTGATGTGGATAAAGACCATAAAGCTGTATATGCGTTGGAGGGTTTACTGAAAACAGCTTCTTTAGAAAATCACAAAGTTCATGGTCAAATTATTATGATTAGACATATGGCCACAAGGCAGGCTGCGGAAATTAGGGATATTTTAATACAGGAAGCCCATCATCTCGAAGAGGGTGCCCGGACAGTTTTGTATCCAACCGATTCTACTGAACGTTTTGTCAATAAACTGTATGAAAAAAAGTTTCAGGAAATGGCTTCTCCCTTTAAAGAGCAAGGTGTATATGTAATTACTGGTGGTCTTGGTGGATTAGGATTTCATGTTGCCAATCATTTAGCTAGATGTAAGGTTAAGATAGCATTGATTGGAAGATCCGGGTTAACTGAGCCACAGAATAGGCAAATGCGCTTATTAGTTCAAATGGGCGCAGAAGTCCGGTATTATCAGGCTGATGTTGGTGATCTGGGTGCTATGGAAAAGATAATGGCCAATATTCGTGATCATTGGGGTTTTGTAACGGGAGTGGTTCATGCTGCAGGTGTCGTAAAAGATCAGTTTATTATCAATAAACAAATGCATGAAGCACATGAGGTGTTTCGACCCAAAGTCAGTGGTATCTGGAATCTGGATCAGGCAACAAAGCATGATGCGCTGGAATGCTTCGTCATTTTTTCATCTGCTTCAGCCGTTACCGGGAATTTGGGGCAAGCCGATTATTCGAGTGCAAATGCATGGATGGATGCATTTGCATGGGAACGGCAAAGTCGGGTAGAACAGGGAGAGCGTTTTGGACAGACCATTACGGTGAATTGGCCACTGTGGTCCGAAGGCGGTATGCGGATCAGTGAAGATATGCAGGATCTGCTGTACAAAGCCGGAGGAAGCCAAGCGCTGCCCACGGCCGATGGACTTCGTATACTGGATGCTGTGTTGGCAAGTGGAAGCACTCATACAGTGGTGCTCTATGGCGATGTTCAGGCAATCAAGGAGCAGATGAAATCTATTATAACGGTAGATCCAGGTATTTCTGTTGGGTTAACGGAAATGAACACGGGCCGGGAAGACGAAGCTGAATCAGTTGTTAAGAAAAAGTGGGGTCAAGATGACGATATCGCTATTGTGGGACTATCCGGAAAATATCCAATGGCAGATAACATAGAACAATTATATCTTAATTTAAAAGAGGGGAGGGATTGTATTTCCGACATTCCTACCGAGCGTTGGCGAGACAATAAACTGTCTTATGATGTTACAGAGATCTATAATTACGGTGGTTTTCTGGGCCGAATTGATGAGTTTGACCCGTTATTTTTCAATATATCAGCTGCGCAAGCGGAAATGATGGACCCACAGGCAAGAATGTTT
This DNA window, taken from Paenibacillus kribbensis, encodes the following:
- a CDS encoding beta-ketoacyl synthase N-terminal-like domain-containing protein — translated: MKNGEQFDIYREQIKAVDRLLIQILQAQLQAVGLLNANPEDDRLWVRYGLKELYRLWMKESLDIFTRNPAVVSTVSDIQEVWEKWEQSKQHWTKDANLRAQVLLVEATLKALPEILTGKVPATDIMFPKGSMHLVEGIYKHNKVADYFNEVLSDQVTAFLQHRLKQHRGTKIRILEIGAGTGGTTSIVLDKLKPFQQYIEEYCYTDISKAFLKHGERVYGEQNPFLKFEVLNIEEAVTEQGIEVGKYDIVIAANVLHATRNIRRTLRNAKSLISNNGLILLNEISDKSIFTHLTFGLLEGWWMYEDPAVRIQGCPGLYPTQWKKLLEIEGYHHVGFLAAEETQLGQQIISAQSDGIVQVTRGTKRDRGRTSVSSQPSSGASIQTNLKSNGMDIEVYVKECIVHTLSESLKVMAHLIDHDDSFSDFGVDSITGTQLVQSINRILHIELENTDLFDYNSVNLLAAYILSQYKDVLSPVLPSRLLSPSEQNVQYFVKQTLLQHLSITLKVEVNMIDSEESFSDYGIDSITGVQFIQAINHTLGIELETTDLFDYSSIRQLSSYILSQHQGVVARTWTTRFQSDGLSPKEISANEKTTKASDNAGLPARNDSILNKKISEGIPIQDKKDDIAIIGMSGRFAQSASVEELWDHLVHGNDLIQEVSRWNLSDYYDQGKGYCNYGSFIEDIDRFDPRFFNITGLEAAYMDPQQRIFLEESWKALEDAGYAGSGVQGKDCGVYVGCGPSDYTEWIDDNPPAQAFWGNASSILPARISYYLDLHGPAIAVDTACSSSLVAIHMACQGLWTREIDMALAGGIFVQTTPNFYVHSNRANMLSPTGRCHAFDDKADGFVPGEGAGVVVLKRLEEAIADGDHIYGVIKGTAVNQDGFTNGITAPSAKSQERLEQTVFDRFGIHPENIQMVEAHGTGTQLGDPIEYKALNRAFSKYTNKKSYCALGTIKSNLGHTQYASGIAGVLKILLSLQHRQMVPSLHYQHGNMNIKMDNSPFYVNTSFKEWSVPWNTKRCAAISSFGFSGTNAHMVIEEAPEMNRYYAPVSSYLIVLSARTEEQLQQQAQQLSTYCKKEEELDLGNMSYTLLLGRKHLDHRLACIVSHTNELANILDNWLETGRTANMYVSTLNGSEIRDDPELKQHGNECIMKCIKENDKTLFARNLSAVAELYMQGYGLNYHQLFVNGGYSRVSLPTYPFGKEKFWVPQKQTISDTATIAPDSRKANMDDHHRSETRKLSYTTKQWAASPLVGKNDAVGTVAILSTHDTGELAACLASYFSDVRILGRDEIKDDLLMQDHMWNKYTGCIDLIGCGYAQEPEVEYISWLQKLIEYGNRNNLMLLCVTKDLESYRNEKINLSGALNVGLYRMLQSEYSYIRSRHMDGQSGMADRLFAEQIACEYMDNNEDTEVSYRDGQRYCAFLNEVNVQHNPVHERKFPENHVLWVTGGTKGLGLLCARHFVQHYGVKKLMLSGREQLPPKEQWNSLEAVDSATAAKIRAIQSIERLGVEVFVLSVELSDAEAMRITVETVKRFMGPIGGVIHCAGLADLENLAFIRKSPQVIGQVLNPKVLGLNVMYQSFMNEPLRFFVLFSSVSAIIPALGAGISDYAMANAYMDYFAESVAGTCPIMSIQWPSWREVGMGEVTSKPYKQAGLLSMSNEEGLNMLDSLLADSRYRVILPAWVNPVIWDPTQLMNRRLSATEFVKEERGPVQAPMQMLGSGYLDKIDLTEKTQSWLVSLFAKELRIDKAEFKPDTPFQEYGMDSILLAQVITRMDYELKEVSLDPSIILEYPTMKSLTAYLTENHPDILESFFNIEKSQAQEATNTECEQNPVFSLLKENTALKENKSFLDRKENDLDKNDKIAIIGIDCQFPDAHNKYEFWLNLKNGMDSIREAPISRVGHIRQTVAGKAIEGVGGFMDHIEDFDPDYFNIPPSLAIQIDPLQRKILECGAGAIADAGYTKEALWNKQVGVFVGARTNKYYQKLRGNDKDTIIGVGQNFIAAHLAHVYNLKGPNMIVDTACSSSLTAIHVAAKSVLNGESEIALAGGVDIILDGTIYQLLGAANIISPEGRSKAFSADANGIGVGEGCGVVVLKRLQQAIKDNNKIYGVIDGSALNNDGNTMGITTPNPEAQKELIEKAIADAHIHPETISYVEAHGTGTLIGDPIELKALTTVFSKFTGNKQFCGIGSVKSNIGHLISAAGIASFIKVLLSMSSGELPATLHCSNPNPRFNFDDSPFYIVKRHSKWTGIAGILRAGISSFGLGGNNAHIIVSNEGVPHALQAVLSSDDEGIRFNRRRYWPEPMDILESIKPVTRKAEEWKQEFFEPIEIYREGKL